From Woronichinia naegeliana WA131, the proteins below share one genomic window:
- a CDS encoding tetratricopeptide repeat protein gives MALCYKSLGQYEKAIAYHQQHHDISEEIGNRQGVASSLGNLGICYRNLGQYEKAIALFLTRDLKCDRHFQFHSHKMRSPLYFLWESRADGRVEAFCSAKSLEWD, from the coding sequence GTGGCACTTTGTTATAAATCCTTGGGGCAGTATGAAAAAGCGATCGCCTATCACCAGCAACATCACGACATCAGTGAGGAAATCGGCAATCGACAAGGGGTAGCAAGTTCTCTAGGGAATTTAGGCATTTGTTATAGAAACTTGGGGCAGTATGAAAAAGCGATCGCCCTCTTTTTAACAAGAGATCTAAAATGCGATCGCCACTTCCAATTTCATTCCCATAAAATGCGATCGCCTCTTTATTTTTTGTGGGAGAGCCGTGCTGATGGGAGGGTAGAGGCTTTCTGTTCAGCCAAGTCGCTAGAATGGGACTAG
- a CDS encoding DUF3782 domain-containing protein, with translation MSDTVLIADIYKLFEKTEAQFAESQKEAERRNAEADRRSAEAERREEANRTMEELKKQVQETTKAVNNLTTPLCHFIEEMVEPAVVRLFLERGIDVTQTMSRLKSQLPGAAMEIDIVAVNGSELVAVECKSRLSKDDVNDFLTRLQRFKVAFPQFREFQVYGAVAGIEIDQGIDAYAYRQGLFVIKQSGETVKIANDDLFQPVGFA, from the coding sequence ATGTCAGACACCGTATTGATCGCCGATATTTATAAGCTATTTGAGAAAACTGAAGCTCAATTTGCCGAGTCTCAAAAAGAAGCTGAACGTCGCAATGCTGAAGCCGATCGCCGTAGTGCCGAAGCTGAACGTCGCGAGGAAGCGAATCGCACTATGGAAGAATTAAAGAAACAGGTACAAGAAACCACGAAAGCAGTTAATAACCTTACAACTCCTTTGTGTCATTTTATAGAAGAAATGGTGGAGCCTGCGGTAGTAAGGTTATTTCTGGAACGGGGGATTGATGTAACCCAAACGATGAGTCGCCTGAAAAGTCAGCTTCCTGGGGCGGCTATGGAAATTGATATTGTGGCGGTGAATGGGAGCGAGTTGGTAGCAGTGGAATGTAAATCCCGACTATCAAAAGATGATGTCAATGACTTTTTAACCCGATTACAGCGATTTAAAGTTGCCTTTCCCCAATTTCGAGAGTTTCAGGTTTATGGTGCGGTGGCAGGAATTGAAATTGACCAGGGGATAGATGCCTATGCCTATCGGCAGGGATTATTTGTGATTAAGCAATCGGGAGAAACGGTTAAAATTGCTAATGATGATCTGTTTCAGCCAGTGGGTTTTGCCTAA
- a CDS encoding tetratricopeptide repeat protein — MITTPTPVDKWQGRQDEIKELQTALSNEKVRLIGMTAAGGYGKSALAVKFTQQLTPNWRVLWVSFIQPYPLAQFGRWLLEQLGRDYDEKWDDETLIGQIIAGLIAEPYLLVLDNMETVIPAEGKSVYGQFLSQWLGNGSNSKLLLTSREQPTLARNLQPRCYWLPLKGLAEADAIRLVTEDYGLTGTEKELAHFVNQMGRHPLLMQLVSSWMREELGEGVCVTEAENLGLDLFTVEGYHRDTETCVREVVAASLARLSARLGDSLKRLSVLRGIFDLGLAQGLTAEVTDAELRYLARLSLLQEFPPEPKEGKRRRFQFLPLIQMLVQQQAGSEVLRSAHQAALDYFLAHLPAPPWESLEDLTAYLEAFYHAGELGEWQLAYDILDEERGGEGKNKSVDEFLDLQGFYRQQAQLYEQVVAGSAPTANAGSQQEQDCHRNSLNRLGICYFSLGQYEKAIVLYQQYHDISEEIGDQQGVAKSLGNLGNCYVSLGQYEEAIALLQQNHDISEEIGNRQGVANSLGNLGNCYYYLGQYKKAIAHYQQNHDISEEMGYRQGVAISLGNLGNCYYYLGQYKKAIAHDQQNHDISEEMGYRQGVARSLGNLGNCYYCLGQYEKAIAYHQQHHDMSEEISDRQGVAHSLHNIGVALIKLDQYSEAEPKIQESLVMSQEINFKQLTAHSFKALAQIAHQTNQPELALSHCQNALTLSQELGIPLVKDCEELLAKIQENLGENQ; from the coding sequence ATGATTACGACACCCACGCCTGTGGATAAATGGCAGGGACGACAGGATGAAATCAAGGAACTACAAACCGCCCTCAGCAATGAGAAAGTACGCTTAATCGGGATGACCGCCGCAGGAGGCTATGGTAAATCAGCTTTAGCGGTAAAGTTCACACAGCAGTTAACCCCTAATTGGCGGGTGTTGTGGGTGAGTTTTATCCAGCCTTATCCCTTGGCGCAATTTGGGCGATGGTTATTGGAGCAGTTAGGACGAGATTATGATGAAAAATGGGACGATGAGACGTTAATTGGGCAGATCATCGCAGGGTTGATCGCCGAGCCTTATTTGTTGGTGTTGGACAATATGGAAACGGTAATACCAGCAGAAGGGAAGTCGGTTTATGGTCAATTTTTGAGTCAATGGTTAGGGAATGGGAGTAACAGTAAGCTATTGCTCACCAGTCGGGAACAGCCAACGTTGGCCCGCAATTTGCAACCGCGTTGTTATTGGTTGCCCTTAAAAGGGTTAGCAGAAGCCGATGCGATTCGTTTGGTGACGGAAGACTATGGTTTAACGGGAACGGAGAAAGAATTAGCCCATTTTGTCAATCAGATGGGACGGCATCCCCTCTTGATGCAACTGGTATCGAGTTGGATGCGGGAGGAGTTGGGGGAAGGGGTTTGTGTGACAGAGGCGGAAAATTTGGGCTTAGATTTGTTTACGGTGGAGGGTTATCACCGTGATACGGAAACCTGTGTCAGAGAAGTGGTAGCGGCGAGTTTGGCGCGATTATCGGCAAGGTTAGGGGATAGTTTAAAGCGGTTATCGGTATTGCGAGGGATTTTTGATCTGGGGTTAGCTCAGGGGTTAACAGCAGAGGTAACGGATGCAGAGTTACGGTATTTAGCCCGTTTGTCGTTGTTGCAGGAGTTTCCCCCCGAACCCAAAGAGGGAAAACGGCGACGGTTTCAGTTTTTGCCTTTAATTCAGATGTTGGTGCAACAGCAAGCGGGTTCTGAGGTGTTGCGATCGGCGCATCAGGCTGCATTAGATTATTTTTTGGCCCATTTACCTGCGCCACCTTGGGAATCGTTGGAAGATTTGACGGCCTATTTAGAGGCGTTTTACCATGCGGGGGAATTGGGAGAATGGCAGTTAGCCTATGATATTTTGGATGAGGAGCGGGGGGGAGAAGGGAAAAATAAATCCGTTGATGAGTTTTTGGATTTACAAGGTTTTTATCGTCAGCAAGCACAGTTATATGAGCAGGTGGTCGCTGGAAGCGCGCCTACGGCAAACGCAGGGAGTCAACAGGAACAAGATTGTCATCGCAACTCGTTAAACCGTCTGGGTATCTGTTATTTTTCTTTGGGGCAGTATGAAAAAGCGATCGTCCTCTACCAGCAATATCACGACATCAGTGAAGAAATCGGCGATCAGCAAGGGGTGGCAAAGTCTCTAGGCAATTTAGGCAATTGTTATGTTTCCTTGGGGCAGTATGAAGAAGCGATTGCCCTTCTCCAGCAAAATCACGACATCAGTGAAGAAATCGGTAATCGGCAAGGGGTGGCAAATTCTCTAGGCAATTTAGGCAATTGTTATTATTATTTGGGGCAGTATAAAAAAGCGATCGCCCACTACCAGCAAAATCACGACATCAGTGAAGAAATGGGCTATCGGCAAGGGGTGGCAATTTCTCTAGGGAATTTAGGCAATTGTTATTATTATTTGGGGCAGTATAAAAAAGCGATCGCCCACGACCAGCAAAATCACGACATCAGTGAAGAAATGGGCTATCGGCAAGGGGTGGCAAGGTCTCTAGGGAATTTAGGCAATTGTTATTATTGCTTGGGGCAGTATGAAAAAGCGATCGCCTATCACCAGCAACATCATGACATGAGTGAAGAAATCAGCGATCGGCAAGGGGTGGCACATTCTCTACATAATATAGGGGTGGCGTTGATTAAACTAGACCAATACAGTGAAGCAGAACCCAAAATTCAAGAATCCTTAGTTATGTCCCAAGAGATTAACTTTAAACAGTTAACCGCCCATAGTTTCAAAGCCCTTGCTCAAATTGCCCATCAAACCAATCAACCCGAACTCGCCCTCAGCCATTGCCAAAACGCCCTCACTCTCTCCCAAGAACTTGGCATTCCTTTAGTCAAAGACTGCGAAGAACTCCTAGCAAAAATTCAGGAAAACTTAGGAGAAAATCAATAA
- a CDS encoding prevent-host-death protein — protein sequence MLQLTLNEAQNQLPEILKAAAEGQQVIIQNHDGKNFQIISLPFPSQHSHYGSAKGIVKMLDNFDDPIENFEDYMP from the coding sequence ATGCTACAACTAACCCTAAACGAAGCCCAAAACCAACTTCCTGAAATCCTAAAAGCCGCCGCCGAAGGTCAACAAGTCATCATCCAAAACCACGACGGTAAAAACTTTCAGATCATTTCCCTTCCTTTTCCTTCCCAACATTCTCACTATGGAAGCGCAAAAGGTATCGTTAAAATGCTTGACAACTTTGACGATCCGATTGAAAACTTTGAGGACTATATGCCATGA
- a CDS encoding type II toxin-antitoxin system VapC family toxin, translating into MKFLMDTHAFLWFIEGDENLSHTARSIIEDNQHKKQLSIASLWEISIKASLKRLELKTTFPELVQNHIYGNNFDILAIYPEHLEKLKTLTFHHKDPFDRLIIAQSLVENMIIITKDSLFKNYTNKLLW; encoded by the coding sequence ATGAAATTCCTGATGGATACCCATGCGTTTTTATGGTTTATCGAAGGAGACGAAAATCTTAGTCATACTGCTCGCTCTATTATTGAAGACAATCAACATAAAAAACAATTAAGCATTGCTAGTCTTTGGGAAATATCTATCAAAGCCAGCCTTAAAAGACTAGAATTAAAAACCACTTTTCCCGAATTAGTTCAAAATCATATTTATGGTAACAACTTTGACATCCTAGCCATTTATCCCGAACATCTCGAAAAACTAAAGACACTAACATTTCATCATAAAGATCCCTTTGATCGTCTTATTATTGCTCAAAGCTTAGTAGAAAATATGATCATAATAACCAAAGATTCACTATTTAAAAACTATACTAACAAACTGTTATGGTAG
- a CDS encoding DUF1902 domain-containing protein, with protein sequence MQNQIILNIEYCQENNQNYFVATSPDIQGLVAEADTIDAVIEIAKDLIPILLELDQTKAEHPCITLTPASHFQIPLMAS encoded by the coding sequence ATGCAAAACCAAATTATCCTCAATATCGAATATTGCCAAGAAAACAATCAAAATTACTTTGTAGCGACCAGTCCCGACATCCAAGGACTCGTTGCCGAAGCCGATACCATAGACGCTGTGATCGAAATCGCTAAAGATTTGATTCCTATTCTGTTGGAACTTGATCAAACGAAAGCTGAACATCCCTGTATCACCTTGACTCCCGCAAGTCACTTTCAAATTCCCCTTATGGCATCGTAG
- a CDS encoding type II toxin-antitoxin system HicA family toxin, whose translation MGKLSGFTYREVIRKLRKIGFEFYRTGKGDHEIWFNPQTRLKTTILHHKEIREGTLHNILKQCQVSIDEFLNL comes from the coding sequence ATGGGCAAACTATCTGGCTTTACTTACCGAGAAGTTATCCGCAAACTGAGAAAAATAGGCTTTGAATTTTATCGAACAGGTAAAGGCGATCATGAAATTTGGTTTAATCCTCAAACTCGCTTAAAAACAACTATCCTTCATCATAAAGAAATCCGAGAAGGGACTCTTCATAATATTCTCAAACAATGCCAAGTTAGCATTGATGAATTCCTTAATCTGTAA
- a CDS encoding PIN domain-containing protein, producing the protein MSTSIQVEQWAEMFSTVGIKTLDALHLAFSIEAKSDYFCTCDDRFLRRAKTIDTKQTKVVSPLELITELSQ; encoded by the coding sequence GTGTCAACAAGTATTCAGGTCGAACAATGGGCAGAGATGTTTTCTACGGTAGGTATTAAAACATTAGACGCACTACATTTAGCCTTCTCAATTGAAGCAAAATCTGACTATTTCTGCACCTGTGATGACAGATTTTTGAGACGCGCTAAAACAATAGATACTAAACAAACTAAAGTTGTTTCTCCCCTAGAACTGATTACGGAGCTATCCCAATGA
- a CDS encoding XisI protein — MASLIAQYRQIIEKILQDYADFLDTDRQIQIELVLDQKRDRYLLVETGWQNGYRIYGTLLHIDIIDQKIWIQHDGTEDGIADELVAAGIPQNQIILAFKSPEIRPYTGFAVA, encoded by the coding sequence ATGGCTTCCTTAATTGCTCAATATCGGCAAATTATTGAAAAAATACTCCAAGATTATGCCGACTTCCTCGACACCGATCGCCAAATTCAAATCGAATTAGTCTTAGATCAAAAACGCGATCGCTATTTATTGGTTGAAACAGGTTGGCAAAATGGTTATCGAATCTACGGAACCCTATTACATATTGATATTATTGATCAAAAAATTTGGATTCAACACGACGGAACCGAGGATGGTATCGCCGATGAATTGGTTGCCGCAGGAATCCCTCAAAACCAGATCATTTTAGCATTTAAATCCCCTGAAATTAGACCCTATACAGGCTTTGCTGTAGCTTAA
- a CDS encoding type II toxin-antitoxin system HicB family antitoxin has translation MRIKAIIHPAEEGGYWAEVPALPGCITEGDNLEEVTENLKDAIEGWLAVANESSQPSINDQLVEIAL, from the coding sequence ATGAGAATTAAAGCCATTATCCATCCCGCAGAAGAAGGCGGCTACTGGGCAGAAGTTCCTGCTCTCCCTGGTTGCATCACCGAAGGCGACAACCTTGAAGAAGTCACTGAAAATTTAAAAGATGCCATTGAAGGATGGTTAGCTGTCGCCAACGAATCCAGTCAACCCAGTATCAACGATCAGCTAGTGGAAATTGCCCTATGA
- a CDS encoding type II toxin-antitoxin system HicA family toxin, giving the protein MKSISGKKLCKIVEQQGWLLKRVSGSHHIYQKPDS; this is encoded by the coding sequence ATGAAATCCATTTCAGGGAAAAAACTCTGTAAAATTGTTGAGCAACAAGGATGGCTTTTAAAACGGGTATCGGGCAGTCACCACATTTATCAAAAACCAGACAGTTAG
- a CDS encoding type II toxin-antitoxin system PemK/MazF family toxin, whose amino-acid sequence MPSYSKNDVILVRYPFSDLSNAKIRPAIIISIPHPSQDIFITPLTSRTQNLLPGEFILQEWQQAKLNVLTAVKRGIYTLEKSLIIKKIGILAPVDIENLDVSLHYWLGFSSID is encoded by the coding sequence ATGCCCAGCTACTCCAAGAATGATGTAATTCTAGTCCGTTATCCCTTTTCTGACCTCTCCAACGCAAAAATCCGTCCCGCTATTATTATTAGTATTCCTCATCCCTCTCAAGACATTTTCATTACTCCCTTGACCAGTCGAACCCAAAACCTACTCCCAGGAGAATTTATTCTTCAAGAATGGCAACAAGCTAAACTCAATGTTTTAACCGCAGTCAAAAGAGGCATTTATACCCTAGAAAAATCTCTAATTATCAAAAAAATTGGTATCTTAGCCCCCGTAGATATTGAGAATTTAGACGTTTCCTTACATTACTGGCTAGGTTTTTCCTCTATCGATTAA